Within the Oncorhynchus clarkii lewisi isolate Uvic-CL-2024 chromosome 2, UVic_Ocla_1.0, whole genome shotgun sequence genome, the region caaattcatagacagagctatgggtACAAGGACCATTAATTATATCAAAATTAAACTATTTTTTGGGGCTATTCAATGTTTGTTTGCAGTTAACATTATTTTCAAATAATGGAGTAAACAAGCATATACTTTGGCTTCTGATGGGGCATGACAGTTGAGCTAagttcatgaggcatttataccaCAGTAGGACTACTGGTCTTCTTGGCCTGTAAGAAAATATAAAGGTTCACCTATTGAGTTATTCACCTGTTCTACAAATAAAGAAATAATCTTAGCTAGCCATAAAACATAGGAAATGTTAGGCTACTCTTATACCAGCCTAACCACCTTCTTAAAATAAATGGAATATACAGTAATTTGTgcaactttaaaaatatatattttgaattgaattcaaaatacaacacaattTAGTTTCAAATGTCAAATGTGTAGCCTACAGTTCGGGAATATTTAATTTCCCACTTTTGATAAGAAATGTCCATATTAGATTCAGACAAGTAAAATCATTAGTGAATTACATACATACATCAGAAACTGAAAAAAATATTCACACACATGATTTTTCCATTCATACAATGTGTGGGGTATGATATATTGCCATAGTAGATTTGCCAtggtaaataaaaaaatgaaatactttaGTTCAGTAATACAGAATTGCTATATAGATAAACCGGCTTAGGTAAAATTGCCGGATCAAATTGTTCTGATGATAATACTCACCAGAGGGCAAAATTTTCTTGAAAAATGTTGGTTGCAATAAGGACTAAAAGCCCAGaagaagaggcgaagcgagagggatAACCTGTCTGGAATccgttgtgcctgttgttcacataTGTTTCTGCcactcattggctagaatgttcCCACCTGATCGTGCCTCCTCCCAACTCCCTTCcatgaaaacatttattttcattgttagagCAGCCACTAGACCctatctggtcaatataatggaaaATCTGTGCTAAAAATGTATCCCAACATCTGAGTTACGGAGTGGTAAATCAGTTGCCAATGTTGTTGCAGTTGAAATCAGCTGCATGGGTGAATTCAGTGCATATTGATGGTTTAACAAGAGACACACTGGAGATAATCTAGAGGCCAACATTTATTGTAATAGGTCCAATTGGTATATATTATTGATTTAAAGTCCAAACATTTATGTAGCAATCAAAGTTTTCCACTTTAAGTCACATTTTGTTCACCAATACTATGTTGTAGACTGGGTTTGGCCATACTGTGTTTCTTTGTTCTCCAGAGCTTGGTGCTCCAGATAGCATTTGAGCTGATTGAAGTCGAGAAAAAGGAGGCTGAGCAGGTGAAAAACAATTTCATGGCTGAGATCCCTGGCCTGGATTTGTCTGGAGATCAAGCGACGCTGATGGTACGATACTAGTCATTAATTTGTTTACACAAGCTTTGCACATCTAGTCCAATGTTCCAGGCCTGCAGTGTACCATTGGTGGTTCTTGTAATAAGCAATGTGTATTTGCATACAAAGTACACAGACTCCAATTCCTTCACTCTAAATAACTGTTGCCTGGAGAGACTGATTCCTTCAGGAGAAGATAGTTTGTGTTACAAATTCTATGACTGATGTGTTTGTGTACCAACAGGAAATGCTCAAAAAGATGGCCCATACCATTGACAAGATTGATGAGGACAGATATGATGCAGAAGCAAAAGTGATGAAGGCTGACAAAGAGGTAGATTGCATTGTATCTTGTATCTTTCCTCATATTGAAACATATATTGCAAATCTAATATTTCTCCTGACTTTCTCACCTGCCAGATTGAGGACTTGAAGATGAAAGTGATTGAGATCCAGGGCATGAAGAAGCCAGCCCTGAAGAAAGTGCGTATGTCTGCTGATGCTATGCTCCAGGCTCTGCTGGGCACCAAGCACAAGGCTTCCATGGATTTCAGAGCGAACTTGAAAGAAGTGAAGAAGGAGGTCAAAGAGGAGGTGGGTATTTGTGTGGAAACCTGCAAAGCAGAAAGTACTGTGTACCGAATCTGTACTGAGCTTTGATTGTCcaatgtggctcagttggtagagcatggtacttgcaacaccagggttgtgggtttgattcccacaggggacccgTATAAATCTATGCACTcattactgtaagtcactctggataagagcatctgctaaatgactaaaacctTTTTTTATATGAAAGGATCAGTTGATAGTATATCCTCAATATGTCTTTGACATATCATCTATCACAAACTTTCTGTCATGCAGGCAGCGGATGCAGTTGGTGACTGGCGCAAGAACGTTGATGAACAGGCTGGCATGGACGGCAGGATGAAGAAGTTTCAGGGTTAAACACAGCTGTCTTTTGTCGTATTGTGGTACAGAGATGGATTTATATGACCTTGTTGTTAGGAATCCCTGCAGGAAGAGGATCTTTGATCCGAAATgctgttattttttttatactgtaGCTTTTCAACTATTCGACACTATGGTTTtggatctctttctctctctgtctcgctctctccgccaaataaaacaataaaaaatgtttaaaaagctTGTAAAAGTTTTTGTCATCCGTTTGCATATATTTATATCTGGAAATTGGACCTGTACAGTGGCTAAATCCAATACAATAAATATAATTGAGATTTAGCAAAGtattatatacaaaatatatattgtttgattgatagttttttattttaaaaaataataataattgagatacaacaacaaacacacaacCCTGGATTGAACAACCAATTATTATTCAGTAAATAGTCAACCTCATTTTTCATCCAGATTAGGAAATTGTTATGGATGTAATCTGAAGTTCGTAATAATACTGTTCTTAACATCTGTTGTGCTAACAGTTTTAGCCAGagccatatacagtatatagagagTTAGGTCAATGTGTTTAAATGTTCAGATAGCACAACTTTATCATCCATAGCGGTTGCTAAGGGACAATTAACGCTTCTGTGTTGTGCTGTTTATTTCGAATCGTTTTCAAAACCTGTGAAGATGTCCAGTGAAAGCAGATATGCAATTTGTTGACACGGTAAAGACTTGGATACACCAACTTTTCAAGAATAAAGTTCAAAATGGGTGCTAACACGGAAGTTCTAAAACCTGGCCTACCtctctatgtacagtgccttgggaaagttttcagacctcttgactttctccacattttgttacgttacagccttattctaaaattgattaaataaataagtagaggttgaccgattaggatttttcaatgccgataccgattattggaggaccaaaacagccgataccgattaatcgtccGGTTattaatttgtaataatgacaattacaacaatacttaaTGAACACTTAttataacttaatataatacatcaataaaatctatttaacctcaagtaaataatgaaacatgttcaaaaatgttcaaaaacaaagtgttggagaagaaagcaaaagtgcaatatgtgctatgtaagaaagctaacgtttaagttccttgctcagaacatgagaacatatgaaagctggtggttccttttaacatgagtcttcaatattcccaggtaagaagttttaggttgtagttattataggaattataggactatttccctctataccatttgtattttattaacctttgactattagatgttcttataggcactttagtattgccagtgtaacggtatagcttccgtccctctcctcgctcctccctgggctcgaaccagcaacacaatgaca harbors:
- the LOC139369771 gene encoding troponin I, fast skeletal muscle-like isoform X2 → MSEKKMTSSRRHHLKSLVLQIAFELIEVEKKEAEQVKNNFMAEIPGLDLSGDQATLMEMLKKMAHTIDKIDEDRYDAEAKVMKADKEIEDLKMKVIEIQGMKKPALKKVRMSADAMLQALLGTKHKASMDFRANLKEVKKEVKEEAADAVGDWRKNVDEQAGMDGRMKKFQG